From a region of the Bacillus alveayuensis genome:
- a CDS encoding acid phosphatase family membrane protein YuiD (product_source=COG1963; cath_funfam=1.20.144.10; cog=COG1963; ko=KO:K09775; pfam=PF02681; superfamily=48317; transmembrane_helix_parts=Inside_1_6,TMhelix_7_29,Outside_30_68,TMhelix_69_88,Inside_89_135,TMhelix_136_158,Outside_159_159) translates to MEILFNFPLLSALFSIFFAQFIKVPIQYIATKKIDWSLLTSTGGMPSSHSAAVTALSTAVALEHGLDSSIFAISAIFAIITMFDATGVRRHAGEQATVLNKLVADFNRFVEEAKVWPKTEKQEKQKMLKELLGHQPIEVFFGGLTGILLTFILYYVMIL, encoded by the coding sequence ATGGAAATACTATTTAATTTTCCGCTTCTATCAGCCTTATTTTCCATCTTTTTTGCACAATTTATTAAAGTACCGATTCAATATATTGCAACGAAAAAAATCGATTGGTCTTTATTAACGAGCACTGGTGGGATGCCAAGCTCACACTCTGCTGCTGTCACCGCTTTATCAACAGCTGTCGCTTTAGAACATGGACTTGATTCTTCCATTTTTGCCATTTCAGCTATATTTGCCATCATAACAATGTTTGATGCAACAGGTGTACGCAGACACGCAGGTGAGCAAGCAACGGTTTTAAATAAGCTTGTAGCAGACTTTAATCGTTTTGTGGAAGAAGCAAAAGTATGGCCGAAAACCGAAAAACAAGAAAAGCAGAAAATGCTGAAAGAATTACTAGGACATCAGCCAATTGAAGTCTTTTTTGGAGGGTTAACAGGCATTTTATTAACATTCATTTTATATTACGTTATGATTTTGTAG
- a CDS encoding leucyl aminopeptidase (product_source=KO:K01255; cath_funfam=3.40.220.10,3.40.630.10; cog=COG0260; ko=KO:K01255; pfam=PF00883,PF02789; superfamily=52949,53187) encodes MFHVQPQLDLQGYIETLVVGLFQKNQPLTGIIKQLDDKLDGHLLTLIKTGDISTKKKEITKFFPLGKLNIKRIYFVGLGKRKQLDNELRKEIFGKVFQTIQEAKIQRLAIALDTFVQEESELLEAALSLGEAFPLSTYKIKDYKHKSNGPDKQIEEITVITEKNLEGIQKNLSIGFVYGKGTNSARTLVNMPSNLLTAAELSRYAVDLAQKYHFEIEIIEKETMEKIGMGGILAVNKGSDEPPKMIVLKYQGKENWEDVIALVGKGITYDSGGYSLKPRDGLVNMKTDMAGAAAVLGAMEIIGEQRPAQNVVAVIPATDNMISGSSMKPDDVITSLSGKTIEIINTDAEGRLALADAITYAKHHKADYIIDVATLTGGIVVALGTHTTGAMTNHEGMFAQFLKASKQCGERIWQLPIIDKDLERVRNSKMADLNNSPGREGHAIMAGAFLAEFAENTPWIHLDIAGTATTSNGSSLGPKGATGVMTRTLAFFVENFKPMK; translated from the coding sequence TTGTTTCATGTTCAACCGCAGCTTGATTTACAAGGATATATCGAAACACTTGTTGTTGGATTATTTCAAAAAAATCAGCCGTTAACAGGTATAATCAAACAATTAGATGACAAGCTAGATGGACATCTTTTAACCTTAATCAAAACGGGCGATATCTCAACGAAGAAAAAAGAAATAACCAAATTCTTTCCGTTAGGAAAACTGAATATTAAACGCATTTATTTTGTCGGGCTTGGAAAACGAAAGCAATTGGACAACGAATTGCGGAAAGAAATATTTGGCAAGGTTTTTCAAACGATTCAAGAAGCAAAAATACAAAGGCTAGCGATTGCGCTCGATACATTTGTTCAGGAAGAATCAGAATTGTTGGAAGCTGCTTTGTCTTTAGGAGAAGCTTTCCCATTATCAACTTACAAAATAAAGGATTACAAGCATAAATCAAATGGACCGGATAAACAAATAGAGGAAATAACCGTTATTACGGAAAAGAATTTAGAAGGAATTCAAAAAAATTTGTCCATTGGTTTTGTTTATGGGAAAGGAACCAATTCGGCAAGAACATTAGTGAATATGCCGAGTAACTTATTAACAGCTGCAGAATTATCCCGTTACGCTGTCGACTTGGCGCAAAAATATCACTTTGAAATAGAAATTATCGAAAAGGAAACAATGGAAAAGATCGGAATGGGTGGAATATTAGCGGTTAATAAAGGATCTGATGAGCCGCCGAAAATGATTGTTTTAAAATATCAAGGAAAAGAAAATTGGGAGGATGTCATTGCTCTTGTAGGAAAGGGGATTACATATGATTCTGGCGGCTATTCACTTAAACCTCGAGACGGTTTAGTCAATATGAAAACAGATATGGCTGGTGCAGCAGCTGTGTTAGGGGCTATGGAGATTATTGGTGAACAACGTCCTGCCCAAAATGTTGTAGCCGTCATTCCTGCTACCGACAATATGATCAGTGGAAGTTCGATGAAGCCAGACGATGTGATTACATCACTGAGTGGTAAAACGATTGAAATTATAAATACAGACGCTGAAGGGCGATTAGCATTAGCGGATGCGATTACGTATGCAAAGCACCATAAAGCGGATTATATTATCGATGTTGCAACATTAACAGGGGGAATTGTTGTTGCGTTAGGAACTCATACGACAGGGGCCATGACGAATCATGAAGGGATGTTTGCTCAATTTTTAAAAGCTTCGAAGCAATGCGGAGAGCGAATTTGGCAGCTTCCGATTATTGATAAGGATCTAGAAAGAGTAAGAAATAGTAAAATGGCGGATTTAAATAATTCTCCAGGCCGGGAAGGACATGCGATTATGGCAGGGGCCTTTCTAGCTGAATTTGCTGAGAATACACCATGGATTCACTTAGATATAGCTGGTACTGCCACAACATCTAATGGGAGTTCTCTAGGTCCAAAAGGTGCAACAGGTGTTATGACACGAACGTTAGCTTTTTTTGTGGAGAATTTTAAACCGATGAAATAA
- a CDS encoding DNA-binding PucR family transcriptional regulator (product_source=COG2508; cath_funfam=3.30.450.40; cog=COG2508; pfam=PF13556; smart=SM00065; superfamily=46689,55781) codes for MKDPFKYSFERLEDIAERISEVLECPITIEDVNHRLLAYSTHNDCTDPARISTIIGRRVPEKVINNLWKDGIIQKLLQTDQPIRVKQIDEVGLGNRVAISIWRNNEVLGFIWALEIQKRLSDEELELLKMAAQAVKNKLLNLQARKTKMEERNQEFFWKLLTKHISSHEEIQEGFQKLHLPIPSVYSVIILKFQSEITDSIERQLQYLLKTTQKVHPLLSTIDYDQMIMFISPKGVQPLQDLKMFLQWIVTQLKERFMIQKVKTSIGGIYTDLTNVEKSYREALSVLAIKERFPMETEGLDSYSELGIYQYLDIFYEKRKKDGFVNYSLNKLKEYDRAHHTNLVETLEVFLDHDSNVNAAAKKLNVHVNTLSYRLKRMTEIAEIDLNNPNQKMTIYLDLKIDKMKDL; via the coding sequence ATGAAGGATCCTTTTAAATATAGTTTTGAACGTCTCGAGGATATTGCGGAAAGAATTAGTGAAGTTCTCGAATGTCCGATCACAATTGAAGATGTAAATCACCGTCTTTTAGCATATAGTACCCATAACGATTGTACTGATCCGGCACGTATTTCCACAATTATTGGACGCAGAGTTCCTGAAAAGGTCATTAATAATTTATGGAAAGATGGTATTATTCAAAAGCTATTGCAAACAGATCAACCCATTAGAGTGAAACAAATTGATGAAGTTGGACTTGGAAACCGTGTTGCCATCTCCATTTGGAGAAATAATGAGGTTTTAGGATTCATTTGGGCTTTAGAAATCCAAAAAAGACTTTCAGATGAAGAATTAGAACTTTTAAAAATGGCGGCACAAGCTGTCAAAAATAAACTATTAAACTTACAAGCTCGGAAAACAAAAATGGAAGAAAGAAACCAGGAGTTTTTCTGGAAGCTTCTCACTAAACATATTTCATCACATGAAGAAATACAAGAAGGATTTCAAAAGCTGCACTTGCCTATTCCCTCGGTATATTCTGTTATAATTCTAAAATTTCAATCTGAAATAACAGACTCTATTGAAAGACAGCTTCAATATTTGTTAAAAACGACTCAAAAAGTCCATCCATTGCTTTCAACAATCGATTATGATCAGATGATCATGTTCATCTCTCCTAAAGGAGTGCAGCCTTTACAAGATTTAAAGATGTTTTTACAGTGGATTGTCACACAGTTAAAAGAACGCTTCATGATCCAAAAGGTGAAAACAAGTATTGGAGGCATTTATACAGATTTAACAAATGTTGAAAAAAGCTATCGAGAAGCGTTATCCGTTCTTGCGATTAAAGAACGGTTTCCAATGGAAACAGAAGGATTAGATTCCTATTCAGAATTAGGAATTTATCAATACTTGGACATATTTTACGAAAAGCGCAAAAAAGATGGTTTTGTCAATTATTCTTTAAACAAATTAAAGGAGTATGATCGAGCGCATCATACAAACCTTGTTGAAACGCTAGAAGTGTTTTTAGATCATGACAGTAACGTCAATGCTGCTGCCAAAAAGCTAAATGTTCATGTTAATACACTTAGCTATCGGTTGAAGCGAATGACGGAAATTGCGGAAATCGATTTGAATAATCCGAATCAAAAAATGACCATTTATTTGGATTTAAAAATTGATAAAATGAAAGATTTGTAA
- a CDS encoding alanine dehydrogenase (product_source=KO:K00259; cath_funfam=3.40.50.720; cog=COG0686; ko=KO:K00259; pfam=PF01262,PF05222; smart=SM01002,SM01003; superfamily=52283; tigrfam=TIGR00518), with amino-acid sequence MIIGVPREIKNNENRVALTPAGVISFVNAGHRVLIEKDAGIGSGFSNEDYAQAGADIIEDVKKVWEADMVMKVKEPLLEEYGYFREGLVLFTYLHLAAEPELAKALKEKGVTAIAYETVTEGRSLPLLTPMSEVAGRMAAQIGAQFLQKTNGGKGILLSGVPGVNRGKVTIIGGGVVGTNAAKIAVGLGADVTIIDLSADRLRQLDDIFGKDIKTLMSNPFNIAQAVAEADLLIGAVLIPGAKAPKLVTEEMVKAMKPGSVIIDVAIDQGGIVETIDHVTTHDHPTYEKHGVVHYAVANMPGAVPRTSTIALTNVTVPYALQIANKGVYKAIAENNGIKSGVNVANGEITFEAVARDLGYEYVPIEKALEKELASI; translated from the coding sequence ATGATTATTGGTGTGCCTCGTGAAATAAAAAATAATGAAAACCGTGTAGCTTTAACGCCTGCTGGAGTTATTTCCTTTGTAAATGCAGGTCACCGTGTATTGATTGAGAAAGATGCTGGTATTGGAAGCGGTTTCTCTAATGAAGATTACGCCCAAGCTGGTGCTGATATCATAGAAGATGTAAAAAAAGTTTGGGAAGCAGACATGGTCATGAAAGTAAAAGAACCGCTTCTTGAAGAGTATGGCTACTTTCGTGAAGGATTAGTTTTATTCACTTATTTACATCTTGCTGCTGAACCAGAATTAGCAAAAGCATTAAAGGAAAAAGGTGTTACAGCTATTGCTTATGAAACGGTAACAGAAGGGCGTTCTTTGCCATTATTAACGCCAATGAGCGAAGTTGCTGGTCGCATGGCAGCTCAAATTGGAGCACAATTCCTACAAAAAACAAATGGCGGTAAAGGAATCCTTCTTTCTGGCGTTCCTGGTGTAAACCGTGGCAAAGTGACCATTATCGGCGGTGGTGTCGTTGGTACAAATGCAGCTAAAATCGCTGTTGGTTTAGGTGCAGACGTAACCATTATTGACCTAAGTGCAGATCGTTTACGCCAATTAGATGATATTTTTGGAAAAGATATTAAAACCTTAATGTCCAATCCATTTAACATCGCACAAGCGGTTGCTGAAGCCGATTTATTAATCGGTGCTGTTTTAATTCCTGGTGCTAAAGCCCCTAAACTTGTAACAGAAGAAATGGTTAAAGCGATGAAACCAGGTTCGGTTATTATTGATGTTGCCATCGACCAAGGCGGTATTGTAGAAACTATCGACCATGTTACGACACATGATCACCCTACCTATGAAAAACATGGTGTAGTCCATTATGCCGTTGCCAATATGCCAGGTGCAGTTCCACGCACTTCAACTATCGCTTTAACAAACGTAACTGTACCATATGCACTGCAAATCGCAAACAAAGGTGTTTATAAAGCCATTGCAGAAAATAACGGCATAAAATCTGGCGTAAATGTCGCAAACGGAGAAATCACTTTCGAAGCTGTTGCTCGTGACCTTGGCTATGAATACGTTCCCATTGAAAAAGCTTTGGAAAAAGAATTAGCATCCATTTAA
- a CDS encoding hypothetical protein (product_source=Hypo-rule applied; cath_funfam=3.10.450.120; smart=SM00587; superfamily=47769), translating into MIALKKYFLSEKEREQYEQKLLEAYPQFMEKIYHLDDEELLEQYKRLEHS; encoded by the coding sequence ATGATTGCGTTAAAAAAATATTTTTTAAGTGAAAAAGAACGGGAACAATATGAACAAAAGCTATTGGAAGCTTATCCCCAATTTATGGAGAAAATTTATCATCTCGATGATGAGGAGTTATTGGAGCAATATAAACGTCTTGAACATTCTTAA
- a CDS encoding hypothetical protein (product_source=Hypo-rule applied; pfam=PF05719; superfamily=56719), protein MKQTFLCEQFYLLSIDSKKDHRSYPYLEGGLILAGLLDLQHLQLIKIDEEKIYLQSYQMHPHSFLGKLQKHVTLVPNGYKLKDYFLNMLYEKNELRTQLEEELMAKGVLERRKKKFLSIFPYVDHVILDDSQRTSLIEEIRHRVLHEKDTEKYIDELLLILSVCKMEEIIFSISELAYAKKRIQEILSSIDQFPSLPLKNVEYVSNVFVYVDSGCQGGDSGGGCNS, encoded by the coding sequence ATGAAACAAACTTTCCTTTGTGAACAGTTTTATTTGTTAAGTATAGATTCTAAAAAGGACCACCGATCTTACCCTTATTTAGAAGGTGGATTGATTTTAGCTGGACTTCTAGATTTGCAACACCTTCAATTAATTAAAATCGATGAGGAAAAAATTTATTTGCAAAGCTATCAAATGCATCCCCATTCCTTTTTAGGAAAACTGCAAAAACATGTCACCCTTGTGCCAAATGGTTATAAATTAAAGGATTACTTTTTAAACATGTTATATGAAAAAAATGAGTTGCGAACACAACTAGAAGAAGAGTTAATGGCAAAAGGAGTATTAGAAAGGAGAAAGAAAAAATTTCTTTCTATTTTTCCATATGTTGACCACGTAATATTGGATGATTCTCAAAGAACAAGCCTTATCGAAGAGATTCGACACCGTGTGCTACATGAAAAAGATACGGAGAAGTATATCGACGAACTTCTTCTTATTCTGTCTGTTTGCAAAATGGAAGAGATAATCTTTTCTATTTCAGAGTTAGCGTATGCCAAAAAAAGAATACAAGAAATCCTCTCATCCATTGACCAATTTCCATCACTACCACTAAAAAATGTTGAATACGTTTCAAATGTATTTGTTTATGTAGATTCAGGATGTCAAGGTGGAGATAGTGGTGGAGGGTGTAATTCCTAA
- a CDS encoding putative histidine transporter YuiF (NhaC family) (product_source=COG2056; cog=COG2056; ko=KO:K07084; pfam=PF03553,PF13726; transmembrane_helix_parts=Inside_1_4,TMhelix_5_27,Outside_28_102,TMhelix_103_125,Inside_126_145,TMhelix_146_168,Outside_169_189,TMhelix_190_212,Inside_213_231,TMhelix_232_254,Outside_255_257,TMhelix_258_280,Inside_281_286,TMhelix_287_309,Outside_310_335,TMhelix_336_358,Inside_359_364,TMhelix_365_387,Outside_388_424,TMhelix_425_442,Inside_443_443), whose protein sequence is MNAVIIAVLCMLVLSLLRLNVMFALVIGALVGGLAGGLDIKATISAFTEGLGDNATVALSYAALGAYAVAISKTGLPDAMIDWTIRMVGRNGDSQKKKLSKALILFIILIVSIFSQNVIPVHIAFIPVLIPPLLKVFNELKIDRRLVATVITFGLTAPYILLPVGFGSIYHQIIQDNMEASGLQISLSDIPTAMLIPVAGMLIGLIIANFFSYRKPRNYVNQDLNSENNRRYTNKGIIMAILSIVVSLSIQLYLSQALEVNGMILGALAGILVIYASGELRWKDADYILTEGMKMMAFIGFVMITASGFSNVLKETGEVESLVQASAQWIGDNKSLAALLMLAVGLLITMGIGSSFSTIPIIATIFVPLCLELGFSSLATIAIVGTAGALGDAGSPASDSTLGPTSGLNADGRHNHIWDTCVPTFIHYNIPLMIFGWIAAILL, encoded by the coding sequence ATGAATGCTGTCATCATTGCTGTATTATGTATGCTGGTATTGAGTTTACTACGATTAAATGTCATGTTTGCGCTCGTGATTGGAGCACTAGTAGGCGGATTGGCTGGCGGGCTTGATATAAAAGCTACCATTTCAGCTTTCACAGAAGGTCTTGGTGATAATGCCACTGTTGCTCTAAGCTATGCTGCACTTGGAGCCTATGCAGTTGCCATATCGAAAACCGGTCTCCCTGATGCCATGATTGATTGGACTATACGAATGGTTGGAAGAAACGGAGATTCACAGAAAAAGAAGCTTTCAAAAGCACTTATTTTATTCATTATTTTAATTGTTTCAATTTTTTCCCAAAATGTAATTCCGGTGCATATTGCCTTTATTCCGGTGCTCATTCCTCCGTTATTAAAAGTTTTTAATGAATTGAAGATCGATCGTCGATTAGTGGCAACTGTCATTACGTTCGGTTTAACGGCACCGTATATTTTGCTTCCAGTTGGATTTGGATCAATTTATCATCAAATCATTCAAGACAATATGGAAGCAAGCGGATTACAGATTAGCTTAAGCGATATTCCAACAGCTATGCTAATTCCTGTAGCAGGGATGTTAATTGGATTAATAATAGCTAATTTCTTTAGTTATCGCAAACCAAGAAATTACGTTAATCAAGATCTGAATAGCGAAAACAATCGTCGTTACACGAATAAAGGGATTATCATGGCGATTTTATCGATCGTTGTGTCGTTGTCTATTCAATTATATTTATCTCAAGCTTTAGAAGTAAATGGAATGATTTTAGGAGCTCTTGCCGGTATTCTTGTTATATATGCTAGTGGAGAATTAAGATGGAAGGACGCCGATTATATACTTACAGAAGGTATGAAAATGATGGCCTTTATTGGCTTTGTTATGATTACCGCTTCAGGATTTTCCAATGTTTTAAAAGAAACAGGTGAAGTTGAATCATTAGTTCAAGCTTCTGCACAATGGATCGGCGATAACAAATCATTAGCAGCCTTATTAATGCTTGCTGTCGGTTTATTGATTACAATGGGAATTGGGTCATCATTTTCAACAATTCCTATTATTGCTACGATTTTCGTTCCACTCTGTTTGGAATTAGGGTTTAGTTCGTTGGCGACGATTGCTATCGTGGGAACAGCAGGTGCATTAGGAGACGCTGGATCCCCTGCTTCAGACAGTACATTAGGACCTACCTCTGGACTTAATGCAGATGGGCGCCATAATCATATATGGGATACATGTGTACCTACATTTATTCATTACAACATTCCTTTAATGATATTTGGCTGGATAGCAGCAATTCTTTTATAA
- a CDS encoding hypothetical protein (product_source=Hypo-rule applied; transmembrane_helix_parts=Outside_1_9,TMhelix_10_32,Inside_33_174), translated as MLWLKQHKAMASIAVSVFICVSILTYIFLDLFRSENTKEFKSEKTPSSQEVNVQVEISENPFGDKGVDLSEKDIQNYIHGMSHQKVKADEKWIHYFITEERIQFLIDVVKNGDYKHKELYLDILSRWKNGDFSQADQDHNEIWRLQGGTVGKATGVLTKEEEEAYLEKYKKVLK; from the coding sequence ATGCTTTGGTTGAAACAGCATAAAGCTATGGCATCTATCGCTGTTTCGGTTTTTATTTGTGTGAGCATCCTTACATATATTTTTTTGGATTTGTTTAGGTCTGAAAATACAAAAGAGTTCAAGTCCGAAAAGACACCTTCTTCTCAGGAAGTAAATGTTCAAGTTGAAATAAGCGAAAATCCTTTTGGTGATAAAGGGGTGGATTTGTCAGAAAAAGATATCCAAAACTATATACACGGCATGTCCCATCAAAAAGTAAAAGCTGATGAAAAATGGATTCATTATTTTATAACAGAGGAACGAATTCAGTTTTTAATCGACGTTGTCAAAAACGGAGACTATAAACATAAAGAATTATACCTTGATATTTTATCAAGATGGAAAAATGGCGACTTTTCACAAGCAGATCAAGATCATAATGAGATTTGGAGGCTGCAAGGAGGTACAGTGGGCAAAGCAACTGGGGTTTTAACAAAGGAGGAGGAGGAAGCTTACTTAGAAAAGTATAAAAAGGTTCTAAAATAA